A single region of the Aquarana catesbeiana isolate 2022-GZ linkage group LG07, ASM4218655v1, whole genome shotgun sequence genome encodes:
- the CCDC71 gene encoding coiled-coil domain-containing protein 71 isoform X2 yields MEKSTKLSRQTLPPNAMNDHMEKKAVHSWSRFSSAGKSALEEALRVFNPMSKDLTDTETQLVTFLQGLREEGYQPTILSSKDVYGYNSTTANTPPPKAKAPSKTTSAVSSSKTQTKNQNGRVSNSTVDISVKATKISPKPSAKKSANLLLSSLKKTDLKKSKVSTVDFPSNMYPGVYPAMRLSVVLEAIVPIKSAASSIEASLRPRPASKASSKGKNNQAYQCLLKQTSPPNGTVLNGANGRILKENNACNTLGVLNGRILVSSPSRCNGMTHTKQNTKLQVDVIFKDEKCQQAGKDKKRKQTEAFQEPLPNKKIKIFIPLAKKPTLDKDKYNLLKSKVIKVDKTSSDEDVRRKAQQMLKVNLSPVLRIQPLLLNIQ; encoded by the coding sequence TACAAAGTTAAGCCGACAGACACTGCCACCTAATGCCATGAATGACCACATGGAGAAGAAGGCCGTACACTCCTGGTCACGTTTCTCCTCTGCTGGGAAAAGTGCCCTTGAGGAAGCTTTAAGGGTCTTCAACCCAATGTCCAAAGACCTGACTGACACAGAGACACAGCTGGTGACATTTCTGCAAGGACTCCGGGAAGAAGGCTACCAGCCCACCATTCTGAGCAGCAAAGATGTATACGGATACAACTCAACCACTGCAAATACACCACCCCCAAAAGCAAAAGCCCCATCTAAAACCACTTCTGCGGTGTCATCTTCTAAAACACAGACCAAAAACCAAAATGGCAGGGTGTCCAACTCTACCGTGGATATTTCTGTCAAAGCTACTAAAATTTCACCCAAGCCCTCTGCCAAAAAGTCTGCAAATTTACTCTTGAGCTCCCTGAAAAAGACAGACTTAAAAAAATCCAAAGTTTCCACCGTCGATTTTCCCTCCAACATGTATCCCGGAGTTTATCCTGCCATGAGACTGTCCGTTGTGTTGGAAGCGATAGTTCCAATTAAATCAGCGGCTTCCTCCATCGAAGCCAGCCTTAGGCCACGACCCGCATCAAAAGCCAGCTCTAAGGGAAAAAACAACCAAGCCTACCAGTGTTTATTAAAACAGACATCTCCTCCCAATGGGACAGTTTTAAATGGAGCCAATGGAAGGATCCTAAAGGAGAATAATGCTTGCAATACCTTGGGGGTCTTGAATGGGAGAATCTTGGTCAGCTCTCCTTCCCGTTGCAATGGTATGACCCACACCAAACAGAACACTAAGCTGCAGGTGGATGTCATCTTTAAAGATGAAAAGTGCCAACAGGCTGGCAAGGACAAGAAACGGAAACAGACCGAGGCTTTCCAGGAACCGTTGCCtaacaaaaaaatcaaaattttcatTCCGTTGGCCAAAAAGCCGACACTTGATAAAGACAAATACAACTTGCTGAAGTCTAAAGTTATTAAAGTAGACAAAACATCCTCTGATGAAGATGTACGGAGGAAAGCACAGCAGATGCTAAAGGTCAACTTATCTCCCGTACTCCGAATCCAGCCTCTTTTACTCAACATCCAATAA
- the CCDC71 gene encoding coiled-coil domain-containing protein 71 isoform X3, whose protein sequence is MNDHMEKKAVHSWSRFSSAGKSALEEALRVFNPMSKDLTDTETQLVTFLQGLREEGYQPTILSSKDVYGYNSTTANTPPPKAKAPSKTTSAVSSSKTQTKNQNGRVSNSTVDISVKATKISPKPSAKKSANLLLSSLKKTDLKKSKVSTVDFPSNMYPGVYPAMRLSVVLEAIVPIKSAASSIEASLRPRPASKASSKGKNNQAYQCLLKQTSPPNGTVLNGANGRILKENNACNTLGVLNGRILVSSPSRCNGMTHTKQNTKLQVDVIFKDEKCQQAGKDKKRKQTEAFQEPLPNKKIKIFIPLAKKPTLDKDKYNLLKSKVIKVDKTSSDEDVRRKAQQMLKVNLSPVLRIQPLLLNIQ, encoded by the coding sequence ATGAATGACCACATGGAGAAGAAGGCCGTACACTCCTGGTCACGTTTCTCCTCTGCTGGGAAAAGTGCCCTTGAGGAAGCTTTAAGGGTCTTCAACCCAATGTCCAAAGACCTGACTGACACAGAGACACAGCTGGTGACATTTCTGCAAGGACTCCGGGAAGAAGGCTACCAGCCCACCATTCTGAGCAGCAAAGATGTATACGGATACAACTCAACCACTGCAAATACACCACCCCCAAAAGCAAAAGCCCCATCTAAAACCACTTCTGCGGTGTCATCTTCTAAAACACAGACCAAAAACCAAAATGGCAGGGTGTCCAACTCTACCGTGGATATTTCTGTCAAAGCTACTAAAATTTCACCCAAGCCCTCTGCCAAAAAGTCTGCAAATTTACTCTTGAGCTCCCTGAAAAAGACAGACTTAAAAAAATCCAAAGTTTCCACCGTCGATTTTCCCTCCAACATGTATCCCGGAGTTTATCCTGCCATGAGACTGTCCGTTGTGTTGGAAGCGATAGTTCCAATTAAATCAGCGGCTTCCTCCATCGAAGCCAGCCTTAGGCCACGACCCGCATCAAAAGCCAGCTCTAAGGGAAAAAACAACCAAGCCTACCAGTGTTTATTAAAACAGACATCTCCTCCCAATGGGACAGTTTTAAATGGAGCCAATGGAAGGATCCTAAAGGAGAATAATGCTTGCAATACCTTGGGGGTCTTGAATGGGAGAATCTTGGTCAGCTCTCCTTCCCGTTGCAATGGTATGACCCACACCAAACAGAACACTAAGCTGCAGGTGGATGTCATCTTTAAAGATGAAAAGTGCCAACAGGCTGGCAAGGACAAGAAACGGAAACAGACCGAGGCTTTCCAGGAACCGTTGCCtaacaaaaaaatcaaaattttcatTCCGTTGGCCAAAAAGCCGACACTTGATAAAGACAAATACAACTTGCTGAAGTCTAAAGTTATTAAAGTAGACAAAACATCCTCTGATGAAGATGTACGGAGGAAAGCACAGCAGATGCTAAAGGTCAACTTATCTCCCGTACTCCGAATCCAGCCTCTTTTACTCAACATCCAATAA